The following coding sequences lie in one Capsicum annuum cultivar UCD-10X-F1 chromosome 5, UCD10Xv1.1, whole genome shotgun sequence genomic window:
- the LOC124898973 gene encoding ras-related protein RABD2a isoform X3: MHWSSDYLFKLLLIGDSGVGKSCLLLRFADDSYLDSYISTIGVDFKIRTVEQDGKTIKLQIWDTAGQERFRTITSSYYRGAHGIIIVYDITDQESFNNVKQWLSEIDRYASENVNKLLVGNKSDLNDNRAVSYDTAKAFADEIGIPFMEASAKSATNVEQAFMAMAAEIKNRMATQPASNNAKPPTVQIRGQPVNQKSGCCSS, encoded by the exons ATGCATTGGTCAAG TGACTACTTGTTCAAACTTCTGTTGATAGGAGATTCAGGTGTTGGAAAGTCATGTCTTCTCCTGAGATTTGCC GATGACTCTTATTTGGACAGCTACATCAGCACAATTGGTGTTGACTTT AAAATACGTACTGTGGAGCAAGATGGGAAGACTATTAAACTTCAAATT TGGGACACTGCTGGACAAGAACGTTTCAGGACAATCACAAGTAGTTACTACCGTGGGGCACATGGCATAATA atagtttatgaTATAACTGATCAAGAAAGCTTCAACAATGTTAAGCAATGGTTGAGTGAAATTGATCGCTATGCAAGCGAAAATGTAAACAAGCTTTTGGTTGGAAACAAGTCTGACTTGAATGATAACCGAGCAGTGTCGTACGATACAGCAAAG GCATTTGCTGATGAAATTGGCATTCCATTTATGGAGGCTAGTGCAAAGAGTGCCACTAATGTTGAGCAAGCTTTCATGGCAATGGCAGCTGAGATAAAGAATAG GATGGCAACACAGCCAGCATCAAACAATGCAAAGCCACCCACCGTGCAGATACGCGGACAACCTGTTAACCAAAAAAGTGGCTGCTGTTCTTCTTAG
- the LOC124898973 gene encoding ras-related protein RABD2a isoform X1 has product MNPEYDYLFKLLLIGDSGVGKSCLLLRFADDSYLDSYISTIGVDFKIRTVEQDGKTIKLQIWDTAGQERFRTITSSYYRGAHGIIIVYDITDQESFNNVKQWLSEIDRYASENVNKLLVGNKSDLNDNRAVSYDTAKAFADEIGIPFMEASAKSATNVEQAFMAMAAEIKNRMATQPASNNAKPPTVQIRGQPVNQKSGCCSS; this is encoded by the exons ATGAATCCCGAATA TGACTACTTGTTCAAACTTCTGTTGATAGGAGATTCAGGTGTTGGAAAGTCATGTCTTCTCCTGAGATTTGCC GATGACTCTTATTTGGACAGCTACATCAGCACAATTGGTGTTGACTTT AAAATACGTACTGTGGAGCAAGATGGGAAGACTATTAAACTTCAAATT TGGGACACTGCTGGACAAGAACGTTTCAGGACAATCACAAGTAGTTACTACCGTGGGGCACATGGCATAATA atagtttatgaTATAACTGATCAAGAAAGCTTCAACAATGTTAAGCAATGGTTGAGTGAAATTGATCGCTATGCAAGCGAAAATGTAAACAAGCTTTTGGTTGGAAACAAGTCTGACTTGAATGATAACCGAGCAGTGTCGTACGATACAGCAAAG GCATTTGCTGATGAAATTGGCATTCCATTTATGGAGGCTAGTGCAAAGAGTGCCACTAATGTTGAGCAAGCTTTCATGGCAATGGCAGCTGAGATAAAGAATAG GATGGCAACACAGCCAGCATCAAACAATGCAAAGCCACCCACCGTGCAGATACGCGGACAACCTGTTAACCAAAAAAGTGGCTGCTGTTCTTCTTAG
- the LOC124898973 gene encoding ras-related protein RABD2a isoform X2, which translates to MNSEYDYLFKLLLIGDSGVGKSCLLLRFADDSYLDSYISTIGVDFKIRTVEQDGKTIKLQIWDTAGQERFRTITSSYYRGAHGIIIVYDITDQESFNNVKQWLSEIDRYASENVNKLLVGNKSDLNDNRAVSYDTAKAFADEIGIPFMEASAKSATNVEQAFMAMAAEIKNRMATQPASNNAKPPTVQIRGQPVNQKSGCCSS; encoded by the exons ATGAATTCCGAATA TGACTACTTGTTCAAACTTCTGTTGATAGGAGATTCAGGTGTTGGAAAGTCATGTCTTCTCCTGAGATTTGCC GATGACTCTTATTTGGACAGCTACATCAGCACAATTGGTGTTGACTTT AAAATACGTACTGTGGAGCAAGATGGGAAGACTATTAAACTTCAAATT TGGGACACTGCTGGACAAGAACGTTTCAGGACAATCACAAGTAGTTACTACCGTGGGGCACATGGCATAATA atagtttatgaTATAACTGATCAAGAAAGCTTCAACAATGTTAAGCAATGGTTGAGTGAAATTGATCGCTATGCAAGCGAAAATGTAAACAAGCTTTTGGTTGGAAACAAGTCTGACTTGAATGATAACCGAGCAGTGTCGTACGATACAGCAAAG GCATTTGCTGATGAAATTGGCATTCCATTTATGGAGGCTAGTGCAAAGAGTGCCACTAATGTTGAGCAAGCTTTCATGGCAATGGCAGCTGAGATAAAGAATAG GATGGCAACACAGCCAGCATCAAACAATGCAAAGCCACCCACCGTGCAGATACGCGGACAACCTGTTAACCAAAAAAGTGGCTGCTGTTCTTCTTAG